One Sinorhizobium sp. BG8 DNA window includes the following coding sequences:
- a CDS encoding AraC family transcriptional regulator — protein sequence MIRSAGMEESVGAFFGLADSPCLLAQPIRDGRFSVTRLRCRLKPEAGQLVSLPPDDAYFLMLYLKDAYHRDLASDGSESEIRRYRQGTICLVDLAHGASIRLSSDLDSLAFYVPRTLFREVAEFSEAPKAARLRCRRGEEDDIMRNLGDAILPLFEARGTAHLAVLQHIAIAICAHLLHSYGEAPTDGDAPSTGLTVWQEKAAKDFIIDHFSDDISMAAAASAAGMPIDDFSRGFKDVTGHTPHQWLMRYRIGRAKQYLSEHLLPLQDVASRCGFADENQFAKVFTRATGHTPSAWRARWLQ from the coding sequence GTGATCCGAAGTGCAGGGATGGAAGAGAGCGTGGGAGCGTTCTTCGGGCTGGCGGATTCACCATGCCTTCTGGCGCAACCGATACGGGACGGCCGATTTTCAGTGACGCGCTTGCGGTGCCGATTGAAACCCGAGGCGGGTCAACTGGTGTCCTTGCCGCCGGACGATGCCTACTTCCTCATGCTCTATCTGAAGGATGCCTATCATCGTGACCTCGCGTCCGACGGGTCCGAAAGCGAGATCCGTCGCTATCGGCAAGGCACCATCTGCCTCGTCGATCTGGCCCACGGCGCCAGTATCCGCCTCTCAAGCGATCTCGATTCGCTTGCATTTTACGTGCCTCGCACGCTGTTTCGGGAAGTGGCCGAGTTTTCCGAGGCGCCGAAGGCGGCGCGGTTGCGCTGCCGCCGTGGCGAAGAGGACGACATCATGCGTAACCTCGGCGACGCCATTCTGCCGCTCTTCGAGGCGCGGGGGACAGCGCATTTGGCGGTGCTGCAGCATATCGCGATCGCGATATGCGCGCATTTGCTTCACAGCTACGGGGAGGCGCCCACGGATGGGGATGCTCCTTCGACAGGCCTGACGGTCTGGCAGGAAAAGGCCGCCAAGGATTTCATCATCGATCATTTTTCCGACGACATCTCCATGGCCGCGGCGGCTTCCGCCGCCGGCATGCCCATCGATGATTTCTCTAGAGGTTTCAAAGACGTAACCGGACATACGCCGCATCAATGGCTCATGCGGTACCGAATCGGACGGGCCAAGCAATATCTGTCCGAGCATCTCCTGCCGCTGCAGGATGTCGCAAGCCGATGCGGCTTCGCTGATGAGAACCAGTTCGCCAAGGTGTTCACGCGGGCGACTGGCCACACGCCTTCGGCCTGGCGCGCCCGTTGGCTCCAGTGA
- a CDS encoding intradiol ring-cleavage dioxygenase — MNAHEKGYFTEENSVEVVTGRNANASSERLKQVMEVITRKLHEAVKELEPTQDEWMEAIQFLTRTGHMCNEWRQEFILLSDVLGVSMLVDAINHRKPSGASESTVLGPFHVADAPELPMGANICLDRKGEDMVIGGRILDTEGRPIADAVIDVWQANDEGFYDVQQKGIQPDFNLRGVFRTGEDGRYWFRAVKPKFYPIPDDGPVGQLLGSLGRHPYRPAHLHYIIRADGYETLTTHIFDPHDPYIHSDTVFGVKESLLAEFELTNDAVRARQYGFEDRFWEVRHDFVLARVGQLRS, encoded by the coding sequence ATGAACGCGCACGAAAAGGGTTATTTCACCGAGGAGAACTCGGTCGAAGTCGTGACGGGAAGAAACGCCAATGCCAGCAGCGAGCGGCTCAAGCAGGTGATGGAGGTCATTACCCGCAAGCTGCACGAAGCGGTAAAGGAGCTGGAGCCGACACAGGATGAGTGGATGGAGGCGATCCAGTTCCTCACCCGAACAGGCCACATGTGCAACGAATGGCGCCAGGAGTTCATTCTGTTGTCTGACGTGCTCGGTGTGTCGATGCTGGTCGACGCGATCAACCACCGAAAGCCCTCGGGCGCCTCGGAGAGTACCGTGCTCGGCCCCTTCCATGTGGCGGACGCCCCGGAGCTGCCGATGGGGGCAAACATCTGTCTAGACCGCAAGGGCGAGGACATGGTCATCGGCGGACGTATCCTGGATACGGAGGGCAGGCCCATTGCAGATGCCGTGATCGATGTCTGGCAGGCGAACGACGAAGGCTTCTACGACGTGCAGCAAAAGGGCATACAGCCCGACTTCAACCTGCGCGGCGTCTTCCGGACGGGAGAGGATGGACGATACTGGTTCCGCGCGGTCAAACCGAAGTTCTATCCCATTCCGGACGACGGTCCCGTCGGCCAACTTCTCGGATCACTGGGCCGGCATCCCTACCGGCCTGCGCACCTACACTATATCATCAGGGCCGACGGCTATGAGACGTTGACCACCCACATCTTCGACCCTCATGACCCGTACATTCATTCGGATACGGTCTTCGGGGTGAAGGAAAGCCTGCTTGCGGAGTTCGAGCTGACGAACGATGCCGTCCGGGCGCGGCAATACGGTTTCGAAGACCGTTTCTGGGAGGTGCGGCACGATTTTGTCCTCGCACGTGTCGGTCAGCTGAGATCCTAA
- a CDS encoding branched-chain amino acid ABC transporter permease: MTTGLETMTNPDLTQERWRVETRTRLSTLFAGFAVLLLVALAFAPFLVSRGVVQDLFFIFTMLVLAQNWNLLAGYAGLISVGQQLFVGCGAYALFGLVILLGVDPILAVPLAGLFAATIAAPTAFFAFRLHGPYFAIGTWVIAEVGRLLFAQWKSLGGGTGTSLPRDATRDMLGVRLLNDWFGMKSSTAADALAYWLALLVVAVTVACVYKLLRSKQGLGLAAVRDNETAARALGVDARRLKVAVYLLTAFLTGVVGALIYLQKARISPDAAFSLTDWTAYVIFIVVIGGIGTIEGPILGVVVFFLMQNALSSYGSWYLMLLGALAIVIMLFAPRGLWGLISERTGIELFPVRRILKGGPIQKKTMGGPNG, from the coding sequence ATGACGACAGGTCTCGAAACAATGACGAACCCGGACCTCACGCAAGAGCGTTGGCGCGTGGAGACGCGGACCCGGCTGTCGACCCTATTCGCCGGCTTTGCCGTGCTCCTGCTGGTCGCACTCGCGTTCGCGCCCTTTCTCGTCTCGCGGGGTGTGGTGCAGGACCTGTTCTTCATCTTCACCATGCTCGTGCTTGCCCAGAACTGGAACCTGCTTGCGGGCTACGCGGGCCTGATTTCGGTCGGCCAGCAGCTTTTCGTCGGCTGCGGGGCCTATGCGCTGTTCGGCCTCGTGATCCTGCTCGGTGTCGATCCCATCCTCGCCGTTCCGCTCGCCGGTTTATTCGCCGCGACCATCGCGGCGCCCACCGCCTTCTTCGCCTTCCGGCTTCATGGTCCCTATTTCGCAATCGGCACCTGGGTGATCGCGGAGGTGGGTCGTCTGCTTTTCGCCCAATGGAAGTCGCTTGGCGGTGGCACGGGGACGTCGCTGCCGCGCGACGCGACGCGTGACATGTTAGGAGTTCGATTGCTGAATGACTGGTTCGGCATGAAGTCCTCGACCGCCGCCGACGCTCTGGCCTATTGGCTGGCCCTGTTGGTCGTCGCCGTGACCGTCGCCTGCGTCTACAAGCTTCTCAGGAGCAAACAGGGTCTCGGGCTTGCCGCCGTGCGCGACAACGAGACTGCTGCCCGGGCGCTCGGGGTCGATGCCCGCCGGCTCAAGGTCGCGGTCTATCTTCTGACCGCCTTCCTTACAGGCGTTGTCGGCGCGCTGATCTATCTCCAGAAGGCACGGATCTCGCCGGATGCGGCCTTCTCGCTCACCGACTGGACCGCCTATGTGATCTTCATCGTGGTGATCGGCGGCATCGGTACGATCGAAGGACCGATCCTCGGTGTCGTCGTGTTCTTCCTGATGCAGAATGCGCTCTCGAGCTATGGCTCCTGGTACCTGATGCTGCTCGGCGCGCTCGCCATCGTCATCATGCTTTTCGCGCCGCGCGGGCTCTGGGGCCTGATCAGCGAGCGTACCGGCATCGAACTCTTTCCTGTCCGCCGGATCCTGAAAGGCGGACCCATCCAAAAAAAGACAATGGGAGGGCCAAATGGCTGA
- a CDS encoding alpha/beta hydrolase: MSTESYKALVLAPGPDAPIVFAFHGTGGNEYQFSELVGQILPDAGLISPRGDVSEHGALRFFRRTGEGSYDMEDLAERTEKMAAFIAAHKDANPGRPIYGLGYSNGANILASVIFKHADLFDRAALLHPLIPWTPQPNDTLRDRRILVTAGRRDPICPLPITERLTEYFASQKARIEVSYHPGGHEIRPEELAALKSFLTEA, encoded by the coding sequence ATGAGCACCGAATCCTACAAGGCGCTGGTACTGGCGCCCGGTCCCGATGCACCCATCGTCTTTGCCTTCCATGGCACGGGCGGAAACGAGTACCAGTTTTCCGAACTGGTCGGTCAGATTCTACCCGACGCCGGCCTGATCTCCCCGCGCGGTGACGTGTCCGAACATGGAGCCCTGCGCTTCTTTCGCCGAACGGGCGAAGGCTCTTACGATATGGAGGACCTGGCGGAACGCACGGAGAAAATGGCCGCCTTCATCGCTGCGCATAAGGATGCAAATCCAGGGCGTCCGATCTACGGTCTCGGCTACTCTAACGGCGCAAACATCCTTGCCTCCGTGATCTTCAAGCACGCCGACCTCTTCGACCGCGCCGCCCTGCTTCACCCGCTCATTCCCTGGACGCCACAGCCGAACGACACGCTGAGAGACCGGCGGATCCTGGTGACTGCCGGCCGGCGCGATCCTATCTGCCCATTGCCGATCACAGAGCGGCTGACAGAGTATTTCGCCTCCCAGAAGGCACGCATCGAGGTCAGCTATCATCCCGGCGGCCACGAAATCCGGCCGGAAGAACTTGCCGCACTAAAGTCTTTCCTGACGGAAGCATAG
- a CDS encoding DUF983 domain-containing protein: protein MDDRYPPLPPVQTGIRGRCPRCGQGHMFNGFLTLAPRCEVCDLDYSFADPADGPAFFVICFACVPSVLLAVWLEVVYAPVWWVHLLTSVPFMLLTCIPPLRPLKGWLVASQYYFKAEEGKLVRQP from the coding sequence ATGGATGATCGCTATCCGCCCCTACCGCCGGTACAGACCGGCATTCGTGGCCGCTGCCCCCGTTGCGGGCAAGGCCATATGTTCAACGGTTTCCTCACGCTGGCTCCGCGCTGTGAGGTGTGCGACCTGGACTATTCCTTCGCGGACCCGGCCGACGGTCCGGCGTTCTTCGTCATCTGCTTTGCCTGCGTCCCGAGCGTCCTGCTCGCCGTCTGGCTCGAAGTCGTATACGCACCGGTCTGGTGGGTACACTTGCTGACATCGGTCCCGTTCATGCTGCTCACGTGCATCCCGCCGCTACGGCCGCTGAAGGGATGGCTCGTCGCCAGCCAGTACTACTTCAAGGCCGAGGAAGGGAAACTCGTCAGGCAGCCATGA
- a CDS encoding LysR family transcriptional regulator yields MNDLNGIRIFLAVAQQRSFVAAARQLSMTAPTVTRAVGALEEQLGVQLLLRTTRQVSLTSAGAVYAARIEPLVRQFDQVAEEVREQHSDAVGLIRINAPLSLGQHLLPDVLTGFRVEFPGMSVSLSLTDRFIDIVSEDFDLAIRVSEPPRDKSTIWRKICRVRRILVASPGYLATFGTPRTPEDLDGHTCLAYDEEAISETWELTSAGRTRKARAGKLLAANNGEIIARLAENGEGIALLPHFIVEDALAAGRLEQILPDWKPPELWLTLYYPPYDRLPMRLTKFSDFFENYVTHIRPL; encoded by the coding sequence ATGAACGATCTCAACGGAATTCGCATCTTTTTGGCGGTGGCACAGCAGCGCAGCTTCGTGGCTGCGGCTCGCCAGCTTTCGATGACGGCACCGACCGTAACCCGCGCTGTCGGAGCGCTGGAGGAGCAGTTGGGCGTGCAACTCCTCCTGCGCACGACCCGGCAGGTGTCACTGACCTCGGCCGGTGCCGTCTACGCCGCGCGCATCGAACCTCTCGTCAGGCAGTTCGATCAGGTTGCCGAGGAGGTACGCGAACAGCACAGTGATGCCGTGGGCCTGATCCGCATCAACGCGCCCCTGTCGCTCGGCCAGCACCTCCTGCCCGATGTCCTCACCGGCTTCCGGGTGGAGTTTCCGGGTATGAGCGTCTCCCTGTCCCTCACGGACCGGTTCATCGACATCGTTTCAGAGGATTTCGATCTCGCAATTCGGGTGTCGGAACCGCCCCGCGACAAATCAACGATCTGGCGCAAGATCTGCCGGGTCCGACGTATCCTGGTTGCCTCCCCCGGCTATCTCGCGACCTTTGGAACGCCGAGAACGCCGGAGGACCTGGATGGCCACACCTGCCTTGCCTATGACGAGGAGGCGATCAGCGAGACCTGGGAGCTCACAAGCGCTGGGCGGACGCGCAAGGCGAGGGCCGGCAAGCTGCTTGCCGCCAACAATGGCGAGATCATCGCGAGGCTCGCCGAAAACGGCGAGGGTATCGCTCTCCTGCCGCACTTCATCGTCGAGGACGCCCTCGCGGCCGGCAGGCTGGAGCAGATCCTGCCGGACTGGAAGCCTCCGGAACTCTGGCTCACGCTCTATTATCCGCCCTATGACAGACTGCCGATGCGCCTGACCAAGTTCTCGGATTTCTTCGAGAACTACGTGACCCACATTCGTCCCCTGTAA
- a CDS encoding PLP-dependent aminotransferase family protein: MSDWLPDLTLSSNPRYMAIADLIEIDLRSGVLVSGDRLPPQRELARKLGIDFTTVARGYVEARKRGLVDTQVGRGTFVTGGGPRVVPGFSLDAAPDPRRAAAADFSMNMPPEPDDPDLLERMREGLSAVASNLVPLLRYQDFGGSVADRDAAASWLERRGLTPSRERIFVTPGAHPALLAILSALAKPGETVLSENVTYPGIRSICAQLRLSLMGIAMDGHGIIPDALDEACRKLSPRALYLNPTLQNPTTLTVSEARRREICAVARKFNLPIIEDDAYGFVLQDPPPPLAAMAPDLAWHIGGLSKCIGAGLRLAFVVAPDSKVVWPFVSAMRATNVMASPLSIALATRWIEEGTADAILQFVRKETAERQKMAAAALPADSYSADPASFNIWLPLSNGWTRSTFAAHMRSSGIGVVASDAFTVEGIPAEAVRVCLGGPVTRERLAKALDFMAHALEGSPELAGSFF, encoded by the coding sequence ATGTCGGATTGGCTCCCCGATCTCACGCTCAGCAGCAATCCTCGCTACATGGCGATTGCGGACCTCATAGAGATAGACCTGCGCAGTGGCGTCCTTGTCTCCGGTGACCGACTGCCGCCACAACGCGAGCTTGCCAGGAAGCTCGGCATTGACTTCACCACGGTCGCGCGCGGCTATGTCGAGGCCCGCAAGCGCGGCCTGGTGGATACACAGGTCGGTCGTGGCACATTCGTCACTGGCGGCGGACCAAGGGTTGTGCCCGGCTTCTCGCTCGACGCCGCACCAGATCCGCGCAGGGCGGCGGCGGCTGATTTTTCGATGAACATGCCGCCGGAGCCCGACGATCCCGATCTTCTCGAACGCATGCGAGAGGGGCTGAGCGCGGTCGCCTCCAACCTCGTACCGCTGTTGCGCTATCAGGATTTCGGCGGCTCGGTTGCCGACAGGGACGCCGCCGCATCCTGGCTAGAGCGCCGAGGCCTTACTCCTTCCCGGGAGCGTATCTTCGTCACCCCGGGCGCCCATCCGGCCTTGCTCGCTATCCTGAGCGCGCTCGCAAAGCCAGGAGAGACCGTCCTGTCGGAGAACGTCACCTACCCAGGCATCCGTTCGATCTGCGCGCAACTACGACTGTCCCTCATGGGCATTGCAATGGACGGGCACGGCATCATTCCAGACGCTTTGGACGAAGCCTGCCGGAAACTCTCCCCCAGGGCCCTCTACCTCAATCCCACGCTTCAAAATCCTACCACCCTCACGGTTTCCGAGGCGAGGCGCCGGGAAATCTGCGCCGTGGCCCGCAAGTTCAATCTGCCAATCATCGAAGATGATGCCTATGGGTTCGTGTTGCAGGATCCGCCGCCACCACTTGCGGCGATGGCACCGGATCTCGCCTGGCACATCGGCGGGCTCTCGAAGTGCATCGGGGCCGGGCTGCGACTCGCCTTCGTGGTGGCCCCTGACAGCAAGGTGGTCTGGCCGTTTGTATCGGCAATGCGGGCAACCAACGTGATGGCATCTCCCCTTTCCATTGCTCTGGCGACACGCTGGATCGAGGAAGGCACGGCTGACGCCATTCTCCAGTTCGTTCGGAAGGAAACCGCCGAACGCCAGAAGATGGCCGCCGCTGCCCTGCCCGCGGACAGCTACAGCGCCGATCCGGCCAGCTTCAACATCTGGCTACCGCTCTCCAACGGCTGGACGCGCTCGACCTTCGCGGCACACATGCGCAGTTCCGGCATTGGCGTCGTCGCAAGCGACGCCTTCACCGTCGAAGGCATACCGGCGGAAGCCGTCCGCGTATGTCTCGGTGGCCCAGTAACCAGGGAACGACTGGCAAAGGCCCTTGATTTCATGGCGCACGCTCTCGAAGGCTCGCCAGAATTGGCTGGATCCTTCTTCTGA
- a CDS encoding FAD-dependent monooxygenase yields MADITTDVLIIGTGPAGSATAALLATYGLEPLVINRYRWLANTPRAHITNQRTMEVLRDLGRDVEDEAYIFATEQDLMGQNVFCTAVAGEEIGRMQSWGNHPLSRAEHILSSPGRMNDLPQTYMEPLLFKTACSRGAQARMSTEYVSHVQDAEGVTTVCLDRLTGKELTIRSKFLVGADGGNSKVAEHANLSFEGKMGVAGSMNILFEADLSRYVADRPSVLYWVLQPGADVGGIGMGLVRMVRPWHEWLIVWGYDINQPPPEVDDAFATKVVRDLVGVQDLQPKIKSVSTWTVNNMYATTMANGRVFCMGDATHRHPPSNGLGSNTSIQDGFNLAWKLAMVIRGQAGMGLLDSYQAERAPIAKQIVTRANKSIEEFGPIFKALGLLDSVDPVKMQQNMDARCDDTAASERQRAAIRDAIAYKVYEFDAHGVEMNQRYRSNAIVTDGQPEPGFEKDAELHYQPTTWPGARLPHVWLFGPDGQKVSSLDITGHGAFTILTGIGGDGWIAAARVLSKEFGLPIVAHTIGPRQAWQDFTGDWARAREIRDSGVVLVRPDHHVAWRSEAAAVDPERELRRVMKAILDR; encoded by the coding sequence ATGGCTGACATCACCACTGACGTTCTGATTATCGGCACCGGGCCTGCGGGCTCGGCGACCGCGGCGTTGCTTGCGACCTATGGTCTCGAGCCGTTGGTGATCAACCGCTATCGCTGGCTCGCAAATACCCCGCGCGCCCACATCACCAACCAGCGCACGATGGAGGTACTGCGCGATCTCGGCCGCGACGTGGAGGACGAGGCCTACATCTTCGCGACCGAGCAGGATCTGATGGGCCAGAACGTGTTCTGCACCGCCGTCGCGGGAGAAGAGATCGGGCGCATGCAGAGCTGGGGCAATCATCCCCTGTCGCGCGCCGAGCATATTCTGTCCTCTCCGGGCCGGATGAACGACCTGCCGCAGACCTACATGGAACCGCTTCTGTTCAAGACTGCCTGCTCGCGCGGCGCGCAGGCACGCATGTCGACGGAATATGTGAGTCATGTGCAGGATGCCGAAGGGGTCACCACCGTCTGCCTCGACCGACTGACGGGCAAGGAGCTCACGATCCGCTCCAAGTTCCTCGTCGGCGCGGATGGGGGAAATTCCAAGGTCGCCGAGCACGCAAATCTCTCCTTCGAGGGCAAGATGGGGGTCGCGGGTTCGATGAACATACTGTTCGAGGCTGACCTATCGAGATACGTCGCCGACCGACCCTCGGTGCTCTATTGGGTATTGCAGCCCGGCGCCGACGTCGGTGGCATCGGCATGGGACTGGTGCGCATGGTTCGCCCCTGGCACGAATGGCTGATCGTCTGGGGCTATGACATCAACCAGCCACCTCCGGAAGTCGACGATGCATTTGCCACGAAGGTCGTGCGCGACCTCGTCGGCGTCCAGGACCTGCAGCCTAAGATCAAGTCGGTCTCGACCTGGACGGTCAACAACATGTACGCCACGACCATGGCCAACGGCCGCGTCTTCTGCATGGGAGACGCAACGCACCGCCATCCGCCTTCCAACGGGCTGGGTTCGAACACCTCGATCCAGGACGGCTTCAACCTCGCGTGGAAGCTCGCCATGGTCATAAGAGGGCAGGCCGGCATGGGACTGCTCGACAGCTACCAGGCGGAGCGCGCTCCGATCGCCAAGCAGATCGTCACCCGGGCAAACAAGTCCATCGAGGAGTTCGGGCCGATCTTCAAGGCGCTCGGCCTTCTGGATTCGGTCGACCCGGTAAAAATGCAGCAGAACATGGATGCCCGCTGCGATGACACGGCCGCATCCGAGCGCCAGCGGGCAGCGATCCGCGATGCGATCGCCTACAAAGTCTACGAATTCGACGCCCATGGCGTGGAGATGAACCAGCGCTACAGGTCGAATGCCATCGTAACTGATGGTCAGCCGGAGCCGGGCTTCGAGAAGGACGCGGAATTGCACTATCAGCCGACCACCTGGCCGGGAGCGCGCCTGCCGCATGTCTGGCTATTCGGTCCGGACGGTCAGAAAGTGTCGAGCCTCGACATCACAGGCCATGGTGCGTTCACCATCCTGACTGGAATTGGCGGTGACGGCTGGATTGCGGCGGCGAGGGTTCTGTCGAAAGAGTTCGGGTTGCCCATCGTCGCCCACACGATCGGTCCCCGCCAGGCATGGCAGGATTTCACCGGTGACTGGGCACGCGCGCGGGAGATACGGGACTCGGGTGTGGTGCTCGTCAGGCCTGACCATCATGTCGCCTGGCGTAGCGAGGCGGCTGCCGTCGATCCCGAGAGGGAGCTGCGCCGCGTCATGAAGGCAATTCTGGACAGGTGA
- a CDS encoding AraC family transcriptional regulator, with translation MNLQGGTKAANQAPGPITRSVSSGDILVTRTYSDRSDLDVAPAIPCAEAFSVIVQLRDFDSHRLWRGSELVYEGGHSKGVLAIADLRDEWRCHHLSPFDNVRFNIPFARMRAFAEEVGRSEYLALACVQGRKDPVMFGLAQALLPSLEDPEHANKLFLEQINLAVLAHLSQTYGGLHFPADRKGTLAPWQERLATEFLAAHFNRPFSVGELAAQCELSRSYFNKAFKESFGRTPSRWLTEYRVARVKELLLEDAPIAEVAICCGFADQSHMTRVFTALTKETPARFRRRSRSGYTPVEQFRAV, from the coding sequence ATGAATCTGCAGGGAGGAACGAAGGCCGCGAATCAGGCGCCGGGCCCGATCACGCGATCGGTGTCCTCGGGCGACATCCTGGTCACGAGGACCTATTCCGATCGCTCCGATCTCGATGTCGCGCCCGCTATCCCATGCGCCGAGGCCTTCAGCGTCATCGTTCAGCTTCGCGATTTCGATTCCCATCGGCTGTGGCGCGGCAGTGAGCTTGTCTACGAGGGCGGCCACAGCAAGGGGGTGCTCGCGATCGCCGACCTGAGAGACGAGTGGCGGTGCCATCATCTCTCACCGTTCGACAATGTCCGCTTCAATATTCCCTTCGCCCGGATGCGTGCCTTTGCGGAGGAGGTTGGCCGGAGCGAATACCTTGCGCTTGCTTGCGTGCAGGGGCGCAAGGACCCGGTCATGTTTGGTCTGGCGCAGGCGCTGTTGCCGTCACTCGAAGATCCCGAGCATGCAAACAAGCTGTTTCTGGAACAAATCAATCTTGCCGTGCTGGCGCATCTCAGCCAGACCTATGGCGGCCTGCATTTCCCCGCCGACAGGAAGGGCACGCTCGCTCCCTGGCAGGAGAGGCTTGCAACGGAATTTCTTGCCGCACATTTCAACAGGCCATTTTCGGTCGGCGAACTGGCTGCCCAGTGCGAACTGTCGCGCAGCTATTTCAACAAGGCGTTCAAGGAGAGCTTCGGGCGCACTCCATCGAGGTGGCTGACCGAATACCGGGTCGCTCGGGTCAAGGAGCTTCTGCTCGAGGACGCGCCGATCGCGGAAGTTGCAATCTGCTGCGGCTTCGCCGATCAGAGTCATATGACGCGCGTTTTCACCGCCTTGACGAAGGAAACACCGGCGCGTTTCAGGCGCAGGAGCAGATCCGGCTACACGCCGGTGGAGCAATTCCGGGCAGTGTGA
- a CDS encoding branched-chain amino acid ABC transporter permease encodes MNWLDTLLQGVLLGGLYALFAAGLSLVFGIMRLVNLAHGDLIVFSAFLILLMVSWLGLNPFLAALIAAPLMFAAGWMLQYHLLNRTLGKDILPPLLVTFGLSIVIQNGLLEGFTADSRRISVGALETASVPIAGLSAGAMPLFTFASAIMCIVALNWLIYRTPLGRSFRATSDDAVTAGLMGIRPARIFAVAMGLAMVVVTIAALYLGTRANFDPTAGPARLIYAFEAVIIGGLGSLWGTLAGGIILGVAQTVGAAINPEWQILAGHIAFLLVLLFRPRGLFPRAVD; translated from the coding sequence ATGAACTGGCTTGACACTCTCCTTCAGGGCGTTCTCCTCGGCGGGCTTTATGCCCTGTTTGCCGCCGGTCTCAGCCTCGTTTTCGGCATCATGCGGCTCGTCAATCTTGCCCATGGCGACCTGATCGTCTTTTCCGCCTTCCTCATCCTCCTGATGGTCTCGTGGCTCGGCCTGAACCCGTTCCTTGCCGCTCTGATCGCAGCGCCGCTGATGTTTGCAGCCGGCTGGATGCTGCAATACCATCTGCTCAACCGCACGCTCGGCAAGGATATTCTCCCGCCATTGCTCGTTACCTTCGGCCTGTCTATCGTCATCCAGAACGGTCTTCTGGAGGGGTTCACCGCCGACAGCCGGCGCATCTCCGTCGGGGCGCTCGAGACGGCCTCTGTTCCGATTGCCGGGCTCAGCGCCGGCGCGATGCCGCTCTTCACCTTCGCGTCTGCCATCATGTGCATCGTGGCGCTCAACTGGCTTATCTACCGCACCCCACTTGGGCGTTCTTTCCGGGCGACTTCGGACGATGCCGTAACGGCGGGTCTCATGGGCATCCGCCCGGCCAGGATTTTCGCGGTCGCGATGGGGCTTGCAATGGTGGTCGTGACGATTGCCGCGCTCTACCTCGGGACGCGCGCCAATTTCGATCCGACCGCGGGACCGGCGCGTCTGATCTACGCTTTCGAGGCGGTGATCATCGGTGGCCTCGGCTCTCTTTGGGGAACGCTTGCCGGCGGCATCATACTCGGGGTCGCCCAGACGGTTGGTGCGGCGATCAATCCCGAATGGCAGATCCTTGCCGGGCACATCGCTTTCCTGCTCGTGCTCCTCTTCAGGCCTCGCGGTCTCTTCCCCCGGGCCGTGGATTGA
- a CDS encoding VOC family protein → MLNQIKGLHHVTSMAANAQQNNDFFTKTLGLRRVKKTVNFDAPDVYHLYYGDEVGTPGSVMTYFPFPHIAKGRPGTGEVGETYFAIPKNTLGYWKDRLSKLGVTGLSEGELFGEKHLRFKGPDNDGFALIEVDDGRVGWSNTEIGGDDAIKGFHGASLRVRDAGATRELLGFMGYQEVDSKGDWSRLAIPGGNGADFIDLQALPQADGARLGAGSVHHIAFAVENRAAQLEVRKALMDTGYQVTPVIDRDYFWAIYFRTPGGVLFEIATNEPGFDRDEDTNHLGEALKLPERYEPYRQQITDELAPIKD, encoded by the coding sequence ATGCTCAACCAGATCAAAGGCCTTCATCACGTTACGTCGATGGCCGCCAACGCCCAGCAGAACAACGACTTCTTCACCAAGACGCTCGGCCTGCGCCGGGTCAAGAAAACCGTCAACTTCGATGCGCCGGATGTGTACCACCTCTACTATGGCGATGAAGTCGGCACACCGGGCTCGGTAATGACCTATTTCCCCTTCCCCCACATTGCCAAGGGGCGCCCCGGCACCGGGGAAGTGGGTGAGACCTACTTCGCGATACCGAAGAACACGCTCGGCTACTGGAAGGACCGGCTCTCGAAACTCGGCGTGACCGGCCTTTCCGAAGGCGAACTGTTTGGTGAGAAGCACTTGCGCTTCAAGGGACCGGACAACGATGGCTTTGCACTGATCGAAGTGGATGATGGACGCGTCGGCTGGAGCAACACGGAAATCGGTGGCGACGACGCGATCAAGGGCTTCCATGGCGCCAGCCTGCGCGTCAGGGACGCCGGTGCGACGCGGGAACTTCTCGGTTTCATGGGCTATCAGGAGGTCGACAGCAAAGGCGACTGGTCTCGGCTTGCGATCCCCGGCGGCAATGGCGCCGACTTCATCGATCTGCAGGCGCTTCCCCAGGCAGACGGGGCACGCCTGGGTGCGGGCTCGGTCCACCACATCGCTTTTGCCGTGGAGAACCGGGCAGCTCAGCTCGAAGTGCGCAAGGCATTGATGGATACCGGCTATCAGGTCACGCCCGTCATAGACCGGGATTACTTCTGGGCCATCTACTTCCGCACACCGGGCGGAGTTCTGTTCGAGATCGCCACCAACGAACCCGGCTTCGACCGCGACGAGGACACCAACCACCTCGGCGAGGCTCTGAAGCTTCCCGAACGCTACGAGCCCTATCGCCAGCAGATTACCGACGAACTCGCACCGATCAAAGACTAA